The stretch of DNA ATCCAGTTCTGATGGGGAAAGGGGTTTCTTTTGTTGTACCGGAGTTGTTGCTACCATACTGATTTAGGCGATCGTGATATTTTAGTCAATGCTTTACTTTCATTCCCCAGGCTAAAAGCACTGGGTTTCCGAAAAAGTGTGTGAAGTTTGTCTGGAAAAATAATCCCTCGCGCGACGGAGCTTTTGTGGTGTTAACTTGCTACTCCTTAGATTTTCGAGCTAAACTTCATGTTGAGTATCGGAACTTGATTGCATAGTACCTCATTTTATAGGGGAGGAATATTAAATTAAGATTAATGTCTTGCTAATAGCTTTTTGGGGAAGGCTGTTAAAACCCACTAAAGCTAAGTATTCTCAGTAAATTTGCTTGTGATTGGCAGGAGGGCCACACCACAATCAAAATTAATTTTGTCAAACAGACATCCTAATCTTTGCTTCCAAAACTTATACTGCCTTCTGTCTTCTAGCTTCTGCCTTCTGCCTTCTGCCATCAAACCGATCCAATAGGGAGCAATCATATTTGTTAGCAAAAAAAAGTATCCTAGCTAACACAGGTCGTTAAAACTTTTAGTGTAATCTAAGCAACATATATTACGTAAAACTGACTGGTCGGGAAAAGGCAGATTTGACCCCCACCGCCTCAACGAACAGCATCAGAGTAAAAAGTATACCTGTTGCGATGATTGTTGGCATCATCCTACTCCGAGCCATCCATGACCCAGCCAGATATCAACCTTACTAACTCAAAAAAAAAACATTTAATCCCACTCCGCCTCATCTTAGTCGGGCCATTTCTCATACAAATTTTTGCCGCAGTGGGATTAACAGGATGGCTATCATTCCGCAACGGTCAACAAGCCGTTAATGACTTAGCTGCACAATTGTACGAAGAAATCACAGCCCGCATTTACCAACACCTCAATACTTATCTAGAAACCCCTCATTTGATCAATCAACTCACTGCTGATGCTATCAGTCTGGGTAAATTAAATCCCCAAGACTTCACTAGCATGGAGCGCTATTTTTGGCAAAATATTCAGCGTTTTCCCACCGTTAATTATATTTACTTCGGTAACTTGCAGGGAGAATTTATCGGCAGCGAACGTCGGTTAGACGGAACCTTGAATATTGGGATCGTAAAAAAATCTAGTAACGGCGATCTTAACTTTAATAATTATGCAGTAAATAGTCAAGGAGAGCGCACAAATATATTGTCAACTCAACTAAAATACCCGATCCAAAACGAAGTTTATTATCAGTTGGGTGTGTCCGCAAAGCAAGCAATTTGGACTCCACTATATTTATGGATTGCACCCCGCCCCGAAGTCAGCACAGATGCCCTGCTTCCTATTTATAATCAATCAGGAAAATCAATAGGATATCTGGGAGTATCCCTAATAGTTTCAGAGATTAGTAAATTTCTTCAGAGTTTGAAAATTAGTAAATCAGGCATAGCTTTCATCTTAGAAACATCAGGAGAAATAGTTGCCTCCTCAACCAACGAAAAGAGTTTTATTAAAAGTAGAGATAGTTGCTCTATTAAAAGACTTAAAGCAGCAGAAAGCAGCGAGTATTTAATTCGCGCTACAATGCAGCACTTATTAATAGAAAAAAGGAGCAACCTTACCCAAATTAAGACACCCACCCAACTCGAAATTTTTAAAATTAACGGCAAGAGACATTTTGTACAAGTAACACCGCTCTCAGACAAGCGGGGTCTAAACTTCCTAATTGTCGTCGTTGTTCCCGAAGCAGACTTTATGGAGCGGATTAATGCTAATACTAAAACCAGCATTTTACTATGTCTTTTAGCATTAGGAAGCGCGGCATTACTAGGAGTTTTAACCTCGCGCTGGATTACAGGGATAATCTTAGAGTTATCCCATGCTAGCCAGAAAATAGCTAGCGGAGAATTAAACCAAAAAATTGAAATTAAAAAAATTGCTGAACTCGATACTCTAGCCAGCTCTTTTAACCAAATGGCCCAGCAATTACAAGCATCTTTTACTGCCTTAGAAACAGCCAAGAGCGAGTTAGAAGCCAGAGTTGAGGAGCGAACAAGCGAACTAAAAGATGCCAAAATAGCTGCCGACACCGCCAATCGCGCCAAAACCGAATTTATCGCAAACATGAGCCACGAACTCCGCACACCTCTCAACGGTATTTTAGGTTACGCTCAAATTTTACAACCCTTAAAAACCACAGATGAAAAAGTTAAAGACGGTCTCCGTATCATTTACCAGTGTGGCTCACACTTACTTACTTTGATTAACGATATTTTAGATATTTCCAAAATAGAAGCTCAGAAAATGGAACTTCATCCTACAGATTTTCATTTTCCTTCTTTCTTAAGTGGTGTAGTAGAAATATGTCGCCTTAAAGCAGAACAAAAGGGTATTGTACTTGCTTACCAACCTCAGAATTCCCTTCCAGATAGTATTCGATCTGACGAGAAGCGTCTACGGCAACTACTAATTAACTTACTCAGTAATGCCATCAAATTTACTGACGAAGGTAGGGTCGATTTTAAAGTAGAAGTTATAGGAACTCAGGAATGCCCTCAAGCGGAACTTAGGGAAAAATCATCAATTACCAATCATCAACTACCAATTACCAAAATTCGCTTTCAAATTGAAGACACAGGCATTGGTATTAACTCTGAGCAATTAGAAAAAATATTTTTACCCTTCGAGCAAGTGAGTGAAGCCTCTCGCAATCATCAAGGCAGCGGATTAGGGCTAGCAATCAGCCAGAAAATAGTCGAATTGATGGGCAGTACAATCAAAGTCAAAAGTCAGCCAGGAGTTGGGAGCACTTTTTTGGTAGAATTAGATCTAATTCAATTGCCCGAATCTGTTCCACCATCCGTAGAGCCCAACCACAAAAATATCACAGGTATTTACAGGAAAAAGCCCAAAATTTTAATAGTAGACGACAAGTGGGAAAATCGCTCGGTACTAGCTAACTTGCTCTCTCCCATCGGTTTTGAAATTATAGAGGCAGTCAATGGTCAAGAAGGTTTAACAAAAGCCCAGTGTCAACCGGATTTAATTATCACTGACTTAGTAATGCCCGTCCTAGACGGTTTTGAAATGATCCGGCGCATTCGCCTGATCGAGGAGCTAAAAAATGTAGTCATAATAGTTACATCTGCTAGCGTATTTGAAGCCGATAAGTACCAAAGTTTACAAGCAGGATGTAACGATTTTATGCCTAAGCCAGTAGAAGCAAAAATATTGCTAGAGAAGTTACAGCAGCATTTGCAAATAGAATGGACTTATGAAGAAGACACAGTAGCCGTTAACCTTTCCTCTTCTAATTCTCTGATCGCTCCCCCGCAGCCAGAGATTGACACCTTATACGATCTAGCAATGAAAGGCCACCTTCAAGGAATTATGAAGCAGGCAGCAAACATAGAACAGATAGATGAAAAATTTGCACCTTTTGCTAACAAGTTACGCCAATTATCTAAAGGTTTTCAGGAAAAAGCCATGAAAGAATTTATTAGCCAATATAGGGGAGAAAAACCGTGAACAGTGAATATAATAAAAAAAGTATAGTTTTAGTGGTAGACGATCACGCCAGTAATTTAGCGGTACTCTCTGACTATTTAGAGCAGGTTGGATTTGAAGTCTGGGTAGCTTCAGACGGGGAAAGTGCTTTACAAGCAGTTCAATATGAGGCCCCAGATATCATCTTATTAGATATAATGATGCCATGTCTCGATGGATTTGAAACTTGTCGTAGGTTGAAAGCCAATCCTAGAACTAAGGACATCCCTCTAATTTTTATGAGCGCCCTTTCTGAGACAGTCGATAAAGTTAAAGGTTTGTCTTTAGGTGCTGTTGATTATATTACTAAACCCTTTCAACATGAAGAAGTATTAGTTAGGCTGAGACTGCACTTAAAAATGAGCATTTTGAACAAGAGAATGGAAGAAAAGAATTCGCTATTGAGCGAATTAACTTCTCAGTTAGAACATCGAGTCGAGGCCCGAACTGCTGAACTAAAAAGTGCTATGCACGAACTGCAAAACGCTTACTTAGAATTGTTAGCAAAGGAAGATAAGTTACGCTACGATGCTTTTCATGACTCCTTAACTGGTTTGCCTAACCGAACTTGGTTTATAAATCAGCTAAATCGGGTAATTGAGTTAGCAAATCTGGATTCTGATTATTTATATGCAGTGCTGTTTATCGACCTAGATCGGTTTAAAGTTGTTAATGACAGCTTAGGACACTTAGTCGGAGATGAATTGCTAAAAATCGCTGCTAAAAGGCTGCAAGATTGCGTGCCGGAAACAGATATAGTTGCTCGTTTAGGAGGGGATGAATTTATTATCTTACTGGAAGCAATTGGAGATATGAACGAAGCTATAAGCACAGCAGATCGAATTCTTGAACAACTGAGATTGCCATTCATTTTTGATAAATATGAAATATTTACAGGTGCTAGTATTGGTATTACCTTTAGTACAATGGGTTACGATCGCGCTGTGGACGCGATTAGAGATGCTGATGTAGCGATGTACCAGGCTAAAATTAAAGGTAAAGGCTGTTATGAAGTATTAACAAAAGCCATCCAGACTCAGGCAGCAAACCGCTTACAGCTTGAAAATGAGCTCAGGAAGGCAATAGAATTAGAAGAATTTTGCCTTTATTACCAACCCATTGTATCGCTGTCTACAGGTCATCTTTTAGGCTTTGAAGCATTGGTACGTTGGCAGCGCGCTTTTGGCGAATTAGTTTCGCCGGCAAAATTTATTCCCCTGGCTGAAGAAATTGGAGCAATCAATTCTTTGGGTTGGTGGATTTTTCAGGAAGCTTGTCGCCAACTCCGCTTGTGGCAACAGCAATTTCCTCAAGCTCTTGGTTTAACACTAAATGTCAATGTTTCGCCAGTTCAGCTAAAGCAAGCTAATCTAGTAGAGAGGATGCAGAAAATAGTCGAAGCTACTGGCGTTTCAAGTTCCTGCTTGAAATTAGAAATTACTGAAAGCTGCTTTTTAGAAGCATCTACCTGCGAAGCAACGATGCTGAAGCAGTTAAAAAGCCAAGGTATTAAGTTGTGTATTGATGACTTTGGAACTGGCTATTCTTCTTTAAGTCGTCTGCATGAGTTTCCCATTGATACCTTAAAGATTGACCGCTCTTTTGTCAACCGTATCAGCGCGGGGAAAAGTGATGGAATTGTGGAAACAATTGTTACCCTTGCTCACAGTTTTGGTATGGATGTAGTCGCAGAAGGAATAGAAACTTTAGAACAATTGGAAAAACTCTGTTCTCTTGGGTGCGAGTTGGGGCAAGGCTATCTATTTTCTAAGCCTGTAGACAGTCAAACTGCAACACAACTTCTGCTAAATAATGCTAAACTTTTACCTTCAATGTTGCGACCATTCTTAACTGCTTAATGCTATTTTTTACTGACTCCGCTTTTATGAGTGGAAAATCTAATGTGTGTGATTAGTTAATACAGGAGTGACAAGAAATGAGCGTAGATATGGAAAAAAAAGATATTGTCTTAATCGTCGATGACAACTCAAATAACTTAGGGGTACTTTATGATTTATTGGATAATGCGTCCTTTGAGGTTTGGGTAGCACAAGATGGAGAAAGCGCTATAGAAAAAGTGGGTTATGCTCTTCCAGATTTGATTTTACTGGATATAATGATGCCGGGAATAGATGGCTTTGAAACTTGCAATCGCCTGAAAGCAAATCCATTGACTGCTGACATACCCGTGATTTTTATGAGCGCGATGTCTGAGTCAATTGATAAGGTGAAAGGCCTGTCTTTAGGAGCGGTGGATTACATTACTAAGCCGTTTCAACAAGAAGAAGTTTTAGCGCGGGTTAAACTTCACCTAAAATTATACTACTTAACTAAGAAGATTGAAAAGCAAAATCAGGAATTAGAGCAGCGGGTACAAGAGCGAACTGCTGAATTAAGCCGGACTTTACACGAGTTAAAACAGGCTCAAATTCAATTAGTGCAGACTGAAAAAATGTCCAGCTTGGGTCAGTTGGTGGCTGGTGTTGCTCATGAAATTAACAATCCAGTTAGTTTTATTTTCGGTAATCTCAACCACGCTTCTGAATATATCAAAGGCTTGATTGACCATTTACAAGTTTATCAGCAATATTATCCCCATCCAGTGCCGGAAGTTTCCGCTCATGCTGAGGAGATTGAGCTAGATTACTTAATTGAAGACTTGCCAAATATGATTAATTCCATGAAAGTAGGAGCAGAGAGAATTAGTAATATTAGTACATCTCTGCGAAATTTCTCGCGCACAGATACGTCAAATAAGGTAGCAGTAAATATTCACGAAGGGCTAGATAGTACCTTGCTAATTTTACGTTACAGGCTTAAAGCTTGCGGACATCGCCCCGCTATTGAGGTAATTAAAGAATACGGGGAACTCCCCTTATTAAAATGTTATGGCGGGCAAATGAATCAAGTCTTTATGAATTTAATTGCGAATGCAATTGATGTTTTAGAAGAAGAGGAAGAGTTGGGAAATGAGGCGATCAAAATAAAAAACCCTACCATTAGAATTAGTACGGAAGTAACAAATAACAATTCTGCCATTATCCGCATTGCTGATAATGGGCCTGGGATGTCAAACGTAGTCCAATCGCAGCTCTTTGAAGCTTTCTTTACAACCAAACCAGCAGGTAAAGGTACAGGCTTGGGATTGAGCATTAGTTATCAAATCGTGGTAGAAAAACATGGAGGAAAACTGGCTTGCACTTCCACACTTGGTCAGGGTACGGAGTTCACTGTTGAAATTCCCATAGAGCAGCCATAGTTGCGAATTATGCTGGTAAAAAAGAAGCCAATATTTTACTTTTGTTTTTGTCAAACATAAGATAACATAATAACACGCTGGCTGGAGATTCTATTATGCCTTCAACTGCCTTTAGCTCTAGAAAACTCCCCCTTCGCTTTGTTTTAGTAGGGCCATTTTTACTGCAAATTTTTGCGGCGGTAGGGTTAACGGGATGGCTATCATTACGCAACGGACAGAAAGCCGTTAACGATGTCGCTACTCAGTTACGGAGTGAAATTAGCAATCGCATTGAGCAAAACCTACATACTTATCTTGCTAGCGCTCATCAAGTGAATCAAAGCCTCGCAGCTACTATCAATCTTAATTTGTTGGATGTGCAGAATCAAAATGGGTTGGAGCGTTATTTTTGGCATCAGCTTCAAGTGTTTGAATCAGTAAATGCTATTTATTTTGGCAATCCTCTTGGAGGACTTGCTTTAGTTCAGCGTCATGAAGATGATAAATTATTTATTCGCGCAACAGAAGGGTTTGTTAGTGGTAAATTCTTCTGGTACTCTACAGATAGTTTTGGCAATCGCAAAAAGCTGGAAAAAGTCACACCTGTTTTTGACGCGCGAACTCGACCCTGGTATAAAGCAGCACTTGCAGCAA from Kamptonema formosum PCC 6407 encodes:
- a CDS encoding two-component system response regulator, producing MNSEYNKKSIVLVVDDHASNLAVLSDYLEQVGFEVWVASDGESALQAVQYEAPDIILLDIMMPCLDGFETCRRLKANPRTKDIPLIFMSALSETVDKVKGLSLGAVDYITKPFQHEEVLVRLRLHLKMSILNKRMEEKNSLLSELTSQLEHRVEARTAELKSAMHELQNAYLELLAKEDKLRYDAFHDSLTGLPNRTWFINQLNRVIELANLDSDYLYAVLFIDLDRFKVVNDSLGHLVGDELLKIAAKRLQDCVPETDIVARLGGDEFIILLEAIGDMNEAISTADRILEQLRLPFIFDKYEIFTGASIGITFSTMGYDRAVDAIRDADVAMYQAKIKGKGCYEVLTKAIQTQAANRLQLENELRKAIELEEFCLYYQPIVSLSTGHLLGFEALVRWQRAFGELVSPAKFIPLAEEIGAINSLGWWIFQEACRQLRLWQQQFPQALGLTLNVNVSPVQLKQANLVERMQKIVEATGVSSSCLKLEITESCFLEASTCEATMLKQLKSQGIKLCIDDFGTGYSSLSRLHEFPIDTLKIDRSFVNRISAGKSDGIVETIVTLAHSFGMDVVAEGIETLEQLEKLCSLGCELGQGYLFSKPVDSQTATQLLLNNAKLLPSMLRPFLTA
- a CDS encoding hybrid sensor histidine kinase/response regulator, giving the protein MSVDMEKKDIVLIVDDNSNNLGVLYDLLDNASFEVWVAQDGESAIEKVGYALPDLILLDIMMPGIDGFETCNRLKANPLTADIPVIFMSAMSESIDKVKGLSLGAVDYITKPFQQEEVLARVKLHLKLYYLTKKIEKQNQELEQRVQERTAELSRTLHELKQAQIQLVQTEKMSSLGQLVAGVAHEINNPVSFIFGNLNHASEYIKGLIDHLQVYQQYYPHPVPEVSAHAEEIELDYLIEDLPNMINSMKVGAERISNISTSLRNFSRTDTSNKVAVNIHEGLDSTLLILRYRLKACGHRPAIEVIKEYGELPLLKCYGGQMNQVFMNLIANAIDVLEEEEELGNEAIKIKNPTIRISTEVTNNNSAIIRIADNGPGMSNVVQSQLFEAFFTTKPAGKGTGLGLSISYQIVVEKHGGKLACTSTLGQGTEFTVEIPIEQP
- a CDS encoding hybrid sensor histidine kinase/response regulator; translation: MTQPDINLTNSKKKHLIPLRLILVGPFLIQIFAAVGLTGWLSFRNGQQAVNDLAAQLYEEITARIYQHLNTYLETPHLINQLTADAISLGKLNPQDFTSMERYFWQNIQRFPTVNYIYFGNLQGEFIGSERRLDGTLNIGIVKKSSNGDLNFNNYAVNSQGERTNILSTQLKYPIQNEVYYQLGVSAKQAIWTPLYLWIAPRPEVSTDALLPIYNQSGKSIGYLGVSLIVSEISKFLQSLKISKSGIAFILETSGEIVASSTNEKSFIKSRDSCSIKRLKAAESSEYLIRATMQHLLIEKRSNLTQIKTPTQLEIFKINGKRHFVQVTPLSDKRGLNFLIVVVVPEADFMERINANTKTSILLCLLALGSAALLGVLTSRWITGIILELSHASQKIASGELNQKIEIKKIAELDTLASSFNQMAQQLQASFTALETAKSELEARVEERTSELKDAKIAADTANRAKTEFIANMSHELRTPLNGILGYAQILQPLKTTDEKVKDGLRIIYQCGSHLLTLINDILDISKIEAQKMELHPTDFHFPSFLSGVVEICRLKAEQKGIVLAYQPQNSLPDSIRSDEKRLRQLLINLLSNAIKFTDEGRVDFKVEVIGTQECPQAELREKSSITNHQLPITKIRFQIEDTGIGINSEQLEKIFLPFEQVSEASRNHQGSGLGLAISQKIVELMGSTIKVKSQPGVGSTFLVELDLIQLPESVPPSVEPNHKNITGIYRKKPKILIVDDKWENRSVLANLLSPIGFEIIEAVNGQEGLTKAQCQPDLIITDLVMPVLDGFEMIRRIRLIEELKNVVIIVTSASVFEADKYQSLQAGCNDFMPKPVEAKILLEKLQQHLQIEWTYEEDTVAVNLSSSNSLIAPPQPEIDTLYDLAMKGHLQGIMKQAANIEQIDEKFAPFANKLRQLSKGFQEKAMKEFISQYRGEKP